The Dehalococcoidia bacterium DNA segment TTTGATGCGGCTGATGCTCAGGGCGTTATCGCGCCTTTCGGATCGGGGTGCTCTTCAATTGTGAACTATCCCCTGGTAGAATCGAAATTCGCCCGCCCGAGATGCATCCTGGGGATGTTCGATGTTTCGGCGCGGCCTTCTGTTCCTCAGGATATGCTTACTTTTGCCGTTCCCATGAAGCGATTCGAGGAAATGATCTCTAATATGGGGGAGAGTTTCCTGATCACCAAATCTTGGGCGGCTGTCAGAAAGAGAATCAATCCAACGGGTTAGAGGAGTCAGATGGGGAATTTTGAAGATTCATATGTTGGCTGGCTGCGCAAATATGTGGGCAAAGCCAGGCTCATCATCCCGGTGACGAGGGCCATTGTCCGGGACGATCAGGGGCAAGTGCTCATTGTCCAGAGACGCGATAACAGAACCTGGGGCTTGCCTGCGGGCAGCATCGAGCTGGGGGAGTCGGTCATGGATTGTCTGAGGAGGGAAGTCAGCGAAGAATCCGGGCTAACGGTAATTTCCGCCACACCGATCGCGCTTCACACAGAGCCAAGGTTTGATTACACCAATATGTACGGGGACGAATATCAAAGGTTTGTGCTGGTTTTCTGTGTCGATCAATGGACAGGAGAGTTGCAGACAAACACCGAAGAGACGGTGGACGCTCGTTTCTTTCCCCTGGATGCCTTGCCGGATATACCCCCGCACCATCATGAATCGCTGGAAGACTTGCGACAATTTATCGGCCGCCTGATCGTGAAGTAAGAGCGCTTTGGATGGAGAGAAAGAATATGGATACACACAGCGCATATTCTCACAAGGCCAAGAAGTACTCCCGATATCGATGGGACTATCATCCTGAAGCCATTCAGGCCATTTTCGATACGACCCGCATTTCAAGCCAATCTTCTGTGGCGGATATAGGGGCGGGAACCGGAAAGCTCACCAAGCATTTTGTTGGCAAAGTGGCGCAGGTTTTTGCTGTTGAGCCCAATTCGGACATGAGACAGGTGGCAGCCAGAAAACTGGGCTCCCCTCCTTCCTGTAGCGTTATTGAGGGTCAGGCCGAAGCGACGACGCTATCGGATAGCTCCATTGATTTGATAGCGGTGGGACAAGCCCTGCACTGGTTTGATCCTGAGCCGACCCGAAAAGAATTCCTGCGGATACTGAAGCCGGATGGATGGTTGGCGGCTTTATGGAACTGGGCAACCGACTATGCAGTGATTGACGCACTGTGGAAACGGTTGATTGAGGAGAAAGGATTGGATACATCGCGTGCCAGGCAACCGGAAGGCAGACCCGTCAAGTTCTACTTCGGAGGGGATTATTTTCGCAAGTGGACCTTCCCTTTTACCACGCAGCAAACGTGGGAAAGATTCATCGGCGCGCTCTCTTCATTTGCCTACGCTCCGGATGAAGGCACCCCTTTGTACGAAAACTTCGAGCGGGCAGCCAGAAGGGTCTTTAGCAGCTTCAGTTCGAATGGTCTGATGGAAGTGCATGGAGTGACGGAACTCTATCTAGGGCAGATCGCGAGGCCATGAGTTGCCGTGTTTACAAGATCATCGCCTTGTGAGAGCATTCCCGATGGCGAATGAGTTTCTTACTCTTTGAGGTCAGGTTTCCCTTCCGTTTTAGCCAAACCTCGCGATGACAGGAAGCCAATGAAGGTCATCGCGGAACCAAATAACATCACACTCGAAAATCCCCAAGCCTGAGATAGGGCCCCTCCAATACCAGGGCCAATGCCGGCAGAAGAGTACATTGAGGAATAAAGAAGGCCGGCAGCAGTCCCATGCTCCAAACTCCTTTTGAGTAAGAAGCTCATGGCGCCAACAAAGAGACAGGACCATGATAACGCCAGCATTATCTGCACTGGAATGATCTGCAGATAATGATTAGCGATGCCATATATAGCAAATGCAAACGCGGAAGTAATCAGGCCGAGGGTGAATATTTTCGCCGCGTTGAACCTCTCGATATATCGCATGATGATGAATTGGCCGCCCATGTTGATGGCGTCAAGGATAGCGACCCACAGCTTGCTGGCGCCTATGCTCACCAAATACAGCGGAAAGATCGACCAGACCGCGTATGCGCCAATTTGCCTGAGAAAGAAGGCAAAATAGAGTTTGCGATCCGCCCGGGCTGCCGCGAATGGAAAAGCCGCTGCTCGGCTGCGGATGAACCCTCTTTCACTCAGGGTCAGCGCCATCAAGAAAGCAAGTGCTGAAGCCACCGCGCTGCTGAAAAACAGGCTTTCGTAGTTTCTGAGCAGCGCCGCCAGGAGCGCCCCGAAAAGCCATCCCAGGGAGCCATAAGAAGCAAAATTGCCAACGCGCCCCTGAGCCTCGTAGACATAGGCCATAACAGCCGGAGAGGCAATGCCAAGGCAGAACCCAACGGCAGCCCTGGTCATCAGTAATGTAATTGGGCCTGAGGCGATAATTTGCAGCAGGTAGGCAACTGACGCCAATCCCAGGCCAGTACGGATAAAGACCAACCGGCCTCGCATATCCGATTGCCTGCCGAATATGAGAGAGGACAGAAAATAGGATGTCCCATGCAGCCCCGATAAGACCCACCTCGAGATTCGATGCCCCCAGGCTATTGGCACGGAGTGGCAGGAATATGATCGATGCTTCTATGGAAAGGTTAAAGAAAAAGCTCACCAGAGCCAGGCGAACGGGAAACGAAGCATGAATTATGCGAGAAAGGTAATCCATTTCTTGATAAAATTTTGCCCCTGTGAAGGCTCTAAAGTCTGATATTACATCCTCAGCTGGCCGGGAAGCAAGTCTCCAGATTCAGTTCGCTGGAAGGTGAGCCCAAAAGACCTATGGCGGTTCTCTCCAAGAAGGGATCGCCTGTTGTGGCAATCCCCACCACTACCAAAGCCCTTCCGTAGACTCGGCAAAAGTATTGACTTTTCGCACAGATAAGCCTAAAATAGGCTACCCACAGATGGATGGTCGAGGAATCACAAAATTTGATCGTATGAAAGGAGGCAAAGATGACAGAGAGTGTTTACAAAATCGTCGAGCTGGTGGGGACTAGCACTGAGTCCTGGGAAAGGGCAGCTGCATGTGCCGTTGAGATGGCATCGAAAAGTCTGCGCGATCTTCGCATTGCCGAAGTTGTAGAGTTGGATATGCAGCTTGATGGCGGCAACGTCATCGCCTATCGCGCGAAGGTAAAAATCTCCTTCAAGTACGAGGGCAAGGATTAGCCGGTGAACAACCCTTGCCGTATCTTCATGAGTTATGCGAGTGCGAATTCATGAAGACAAACCCTCTCAATCAGGCTGGAGGAAGAATCAGTAGATCCGGTCGGAGAAAAGGAGCGCAGAATGGCAGGCAGTAGCTACAATGTGATTGAACTGGTGGGGACCAGCACCGAATCCTGGGGAAAGGCTGCTGAGGCTGCCGTTGAGATGGCATCGAAAAGTCTGCGTGGTCTTCGCGTTGCTGAAGTTGTCGAGTTAGATGTGCAGCTGGACAACGGGAATATCATCAGCTATCGAGCAAGGGTGAAGGTCTCCTTCAAGTATGAGGAGAAAAAATAGACTGCGCTTGTCCTGCCGATCGCTCACCCAAGAGACGTATGCGGACTTATTGCTGACATGTCATCCCGTTTGAAATGATCCACAAGCAATCGAATATGATTTATGGAAGGAGGCAAAATGGCAGAGAGTGTTTATAAGATCGTCGAATTAGTGGGAACCAGCGCCGAGTCTTGGGAGAAAGCTGCTGCAAGCGCCGTTGAAATGGCTTCCAAAAGTCTGCGCGATCTTCGTATAGCAGAAATTGTTGAGTTGGATATGCAGCTCGATAGTGGCAAGGTTATTGCCTATCGAGCAAAGGTGAAAGTCTCCTTCAAGTACGAAGGCAAGTAATAAACCTCCCCGGCCTTGTACGCTTTCTTTTTACTTAGGCAAATCTTGAACAAGTAGCGCAGGATGTCTGCATCCGAAGGTTTTAGGATTGAGGAGCACTTGGTCAGAGCCCACCCAGGTTATATAAGTGCCAGCGTGGTCCCCATGAATTAGGCTCGGCGAACAGTTGAATGCGCCACCTTTCTTCAGGTAGCGCATTCAACCGCATTTCAATTGGTTTGCTGTCCCCAAGCCGTCTTTCCCTGTGTATTGTGTGTATCTTGCGGTGTTTATTCCTATATTTGTCTCTGAGGTCTGTCAATTCAGCAGGGACGAATATCTCACAGGAGAGTGAAACCGAACCCTGGGTCAAATTTGAGGCAAAACTGAATGCCCTTGAGGATTCTGCAGAGCGATGCCACTTTACCGTAGATGATATCCATTTTGTGGGAGCAGTTGCCAATCTGGGCGCTATTGCATTGGAGAATGCCAGACTCTACGAGTCTGTCCGACAAGACAAGGATCAGTTGAGCCGGGAGTTATTGGAATGGCACGCGGCTATGGGGCTTTGGCCGCCACGTCTGTCGGGACGCCGCTGACAGCATGTCGATGGAGTTTTGCTCGGCTCACGATGGCCGTGATTGCCTGTCTTAAG contains these protein-coding regions:
- a CDS encoding MFS transporter; the protein is MPIAWGHRISRWVLSGLHGTSYFLSSLIFGRQSDMRGRLVFIRTGLGLASVAYLLQIIASGPITLLMTRAAVGFCLGIASPAVMAYVYEAQGRVGNFASYGSLGWLFGALLAALLRNYESLFFSSAVASALAFLMALTLSERGFIRSRAAAFPFAAARADRKLYFAFFLRQIGAYAVWSIFPLYLVSIGASKLWVAILDAINMGGQFIIMRYIERFNAAKIFTLGLITSAFAFAIYGIANHYLQIIPVQIMLALSWSCLFVGAMSFLLKRSLEHGTAAGLLYSSMYSSAGIGPGIGGALSQAWGFSSVMLFGSAMTFIGFLSSRGLAKTEGKPDLKE
- a CDS encoding dodecin family protein codes for the protein MTESVYKIVELVGTSTESWERAAACAVEMASKSLRDLRIAEVVELDMQLDGGNVIAYRAKVKISFKYEGKD
- a CDS encoding dodecin family protein, whose protein sequence is MAGSSYNVIELVGTSTESWGKAAEAAVEMASKSLRGLRVAEVVELDVQLDNGNIISYRARVKVSFKYEEKK
- a CDS encoding dodecin family protein; protein product: MAESVYKIVELVGTSAESWEKAAASAVEMASKSLRDLRIAEIVELDMQLDSGKVIAYRAKVKVSFKYEGK
- a CDS encoding class I SAM-dependent methyltransferase is translated as MDTHSAYSHKAKKYSRYRWDYHPEAIQAIFDTTRISSQSSVADIGAGTGKLTKHFVGKVAQVFAVEPNSDMRQVAARKLGSPPSCSVIEGQAEATTLSDSSIDLIAVGQALHWFDPEPTRKEFLRILKPDGWLAALWNWATDYAVIDALWKRLIEEKGLDTSRARQPEGRPVKFYFGGDYFRKWTFPFTTQQTWERFIGALSSFAYAPDEGTPLYENFERAARRVFSSFSSNGLMEVHGVTELYLGQIARP
- a CDS encoding NUDIX domain-containing protein, which gives rise to MGNFEDSYVGWLRKYVGKARLIIPVTRAIVRDDQGQVLIVQRRDNRTWGLPAGSIELGESVMDCLRREVSEESGLTVISATPIALHTEPRFDYTNMYGDEYQRFVLVFCVDQWTGELQTNTEETVDARFFPLDALPDIPPHHHESLEDLRQFIGRLIVK
- a CDS encoding GAF domain-containing protein, whose amino-acid sequence is MSLRSVNSAGTNISQESETEPWVKFEAKLNALEDSAERCHFTVDDIHFVGAVANLGAIALENARLYESVRQDKDQLSRELLEWHAAMGLWPPRLSGRR